The genomic region TCTGGTCGAACAATTATTGCTGGGACGTCGTTAAACAGATATTCTAATCTTTGTTTGTATTCTTGACAACTGCAGCTTGGGCCTTTGTTAGGCTTGGTTTCTAGGGATACCGTTGCTATAGACCGAGTACTACATAACGCTGACCAAGGTCAGGCAATTTCCTCCAATCACGATCACGCACTTCCAACGAAACCTTTTGAATCAGCCAATCAAATGAAAGACCGATTACCCACCGGAAGAAAGAGGTTTCGAGATTCTGGGATGACAAGAAAGCTGAAGTAGTTCGCTACTATTTCAATGTACATTTTACCCTTATCGACGCTTGAATGTTTGTAGTTTCGCATGGTAAGATGGTTTGCAATTAAACACGTTTCGCTTTATGTTTTAACGAATTTGTATTGTAGGCATCTTATACTATACTATTAATGTTTTCTGGAAAACTCTTCTGCTCTTTTTGCAGCTTTTCTGTCTTACTCGTgatttctgtttaatttctgtttcgctgtatttgtgtttatgtgcCGAAAAAGCTAGTTTCTGCTTCCTTATGAGGTTAATTGCCTATTAGCTTGCAGCTCAGTGTCCTATTTGGCATTCATTCACTTCTGAATCCATTTGTGATGTAATGGTGGTATATGGTTACGTACATACAGATTCTGTATGCATAAAGAGCATGCAGTCAATTTGATGTCACCTTTACATTAAGCCAGATGTCAGTAATGAGGGCCATGAGggtctgttgttgttgtatCGGTTTACCTCCGATAGTCTTGAGCACTGTCCTCTGAAATATGACCTGAAGATGTGTAACCAGTAAAATTATCCTTCAGACATATGTTCCCTGATCCGTAAACGAAGACTGGTAATTTATTTGAGTAGCTAGTGTGCAGTTATGACCGGATGAATTtgagttattatttaaaataacaaaaaaaaaggtgatgTAAGAAAcgtatattttattatcaaacATGCGATTTTTAAGAGCAGAAATATTACATGCAACCTACTAATTGATATCAGTGATGTAAATCATGCAAATTTAATGTGACAATGCATTACATGATGTGCAGGATTTTATGTATGCTGTTCTATCAGTCATACAATCTAAACTTTTTGTTTATGATTTCACATAGGcctatttattgatattttaccTATTTCCAGAGAAAGTCAACGAGAACAAGCTCTTCTTCCCCACCGCTGCACGTGCATGTGAACGAGACCACGCCTGTGCACGTGCATGTGAAGAAGAGCACAAAATGCAGCCCTACCAAGACAGCCCAGGTATAACATAAGATTGTAGTCTGTACATAGACACCCAtcctcaaaatatataataataatacattgatTATTAcataagaatgaataaatgtctgTTGAAATGTGGAGATCCAGTTCTTTTAATGCTGCTAAAAAATACTCATCCCGTCACTCATCATGTATGTCTTTTATGTTCCaggttaaaacaaaaagtagcaTGCATCCTACTGCTAAGGTGAAGACGAGGGTCCCGTGGATCCCACCTGGCAAGGTCTCAACACGAGAGACATCGTATAAGTGGGAGGTCAGTCACATATTAcggatacatttttatttgcttttgcaCAATTCGTGTAAAATATTGCACACTATTCCGAGAAGgaaactatttttgttgttgtggaaATTATGATATTTACTTGTGCTTTAGGGGCCATCTCATCGTTTGGAGATAACACCTCCGCATGAACCAGAACGTTCCCATTCTCCTCTCCGAATAGAAGATCTCTCGACGGATGAAGAAGAGGCACTGCATGGACGCATCAATCAGTATGAGAGAAAGATTGACAGCCTTATGACAGAGGTCAGCTCTCTGAAAAATGAGGTGAGAAATAAGAGATTGGAGAAATTGAGGCAATATTATTgtcattcttttctttcagtACACTTATATcccaaaaaaacatatatttaccaattagaaaacacagtttttaactaaatgcatatatatgctATAGCTTTGGGTATTTAGGATATATTCGTGATTATGAATTTGAGAGAAGTCTCTAATAACagccaaggctgcatttatttaaagagcagtaacaacagtaatattgtgaaatattattacaataaccattttatattttaatatagtataaagtaatttattcctgttatgtCGAAACATTATCCtttaaaaaatcattctgatttgattctatttattatcatcattgtgctgcttaatatttttttaaaccattactGTAACGTTtagtcaatttaatgcatcttactGAATAActaatttcttaaataaaaatcttcatctagtttaaaatgtattttaaaaatgttttaaattataatgtataattattaagcACGCACACAAATATAGTGAATACAGTGATccagttaaaataaaagtgcgtgatgtttgtgtttgcagGTAGAGCTTCGTAAGAAGGAGCAGCTGCTGGAGCGTCAGTCAGAGAGGTTAAGCGCATCACAGCGTGTCATCGCTGAGCAGGAGGAGGAGCTAGCAGAGGTCGCCCGGGAGCTGGAGGCCACAGAGCAGGAGAACTCCCGCCTACGGGAGTCCATGGAAAAAATGATGGAGGGGAATGATTTTGGGAGGTGTGATTTAAAATTCTTGACATACTAACTTTTTGCTATTACGTATAACAAATTTCAAATTCAGCTTGAACCATTTTCTTATTGTCTAGATTGGAGAGAGACAGTTTGCAGCCAGACAAGGATGTTCTACTCAGGAAACTGCTGGAAGCAGAGATGGACAGCAGTGCAGCCGCCAAGCAGGTGTCTGCCCTCCGTGAAACTGTCAGCCATATGTCCAGGAGTCCGAGTGTCAGTGTAAGCAAAAAATTCTGAttggtttttgtaaaaaatctgAACTTGGAATGTCTTAAAACCGAGCCAGAAACAGATAcgaataatataaaaatcataccTTTTGTCAAGGAGAAAAAGATGTCGGGGTCAGATTCAACGCTCTTGACCCGACAGAAAGAGCTCTTGCTGCAGAAGCTGGAGACTTTTGAGAGCACTAACAGAGCCCTCAGACATCTTCTGAGAGAACAGCATAGTCGAGAGGTACTGCTTTGCACAAattcaaaaataactaaattatattgcattttaaactgtttttctttattactttttctttatttttttttataacagatGGAATCACTAAGACTCTTAGAGCAGAAAGACGTGCTTCTGAAAAAACTTTCTGATGTGGAGGCAGAAAATTCGGTTTGTGTTATGTTTGCCTAAAGCATGTTCCACTGTAAATAGGtggttttgattttatatatatatatatatatatatatatatatatatatatatatatatatatatatatttttttttttttttttttttttttttttttttttttaatttaattatttattttttgtataataataaactcCTGTCTGTATTCCAGCGTATTCTTGTAAAGCTTCaggacaaagacagagagattAACCAGCTCACGTCCTTGTTAGAAAGTGAAAAggtaaactgtatttttaagcatgtttgTTTAAACTCAACATTGACAATTATTTCTGAACATTTATCAATTCCCATTTTAACAGGACAGTGCAAAGACCACCACTGAACTGTCCAAAGTCTTGGAGTCCACTCGAGCACATCTGCAGGGTCAACTCCGCAATAAAGAGGCAGAAAATAACCGTCTCAATGTTCAGATCAGGGTAATACATACAGCATTAGCTAACAACTTAATGGTGTTCAAGCAGCGTGCgccactgtcatttttttttttgtgtgtttattctaCAAGACATGTCTAGTTGATAGCTGGATAATGTGATATAATCAAGCGTACGTgatgtataaaatgtatgaaagtGTATTTGTTTGGTTCAGAATCTAGAGCGATCCATCAGTCAGCAGCAGGGGGAAGTAGAACACCTGCAGAATCAGTTCCATGACCTCAGACAGCAGGCGGAGGCTGATAAGGAGGCCCTGAAAAAAGCCACGCGGGCACAGAAACAGCGGGCACAGCGCAGTGAAGACACTGTGGGACAGCTCAGTGCCCAGCTCATTGAGATAGTGAGTTGAATGAGGTTAATGTGTGCTGCTTACacaagtttttaaaatagcttGCTACGATGAATATTTCAAGCAGTAGTATGGtgttagggggaaaaaaacagaaatttacatttcatataaattaaGTTGTGGCTTTAGAAATGTAAggcttaagtttttgtttacataatatattttatatttgtgtctactgtgtatatttatcgtgtgtgtatgtatgtgtatacacacacacacacgtcacacataatatatttggaaataatcatttaaatgtgatcatatataagtatatttaatatatataaacataacatatttttcttaaatgcgtgtgtgtgtgtgtgtgcatattatatacaaacacagtaaacaaacatttttgtatgtgaTTTATCTATTGACAGCACTGgtataaagataacaataaatatatatttctcaaaatctttctcaatagaaaaaaaaacaaacaaacttattttacatttgaattattttacaataatgtcatttttatttactaccAAAACTATCTTTGATAGTTGAACGTTAGTGTagattttatgtcatttttttgctaGGCAAGTATAtgatataaaaagataaaatgatcTTTACAGGAAGCACAGTTGGCAGATGCTGTGTCAGCCGCAGAGAATTGGAGCAATCGACATGCAAAAGAGATGAAGGAAAAAGGACAGTTAGACATGGAGATCACGTTGTTGAACAGGTCAGCAGTGATTTGTGTTCTTTGATGCTAATACAAGTCATATTTCTGAATTAATGTAAACCTAGAGCCTCCCGGAAAGCCATGCAAACattgttgtgttgttttagcCGTATTACAGACCTTACAGAACAGTTGCATGGGCAGGAAGAGAAAGCCCGAACAGAGAGAGATGGTCTTCTAGATCGCCTTCATGAGCTCAATACAGAGAGCACTACTATGCGCCTGGAGAACCAGAGCCTTCAGGTTCATTTgatgattcatttgaaattgttctttttttttttcttccttttatgATGAATatgataaatgaatacaaactaAAACTGTATTGTTGTGCTTGTGCAGGCCACTTTTTCTGCCTTGGAAGAGAAGTTATCATTGTCCCAGTCTGAGGTCCAGCAGGTCAAAGTTTCAGTGAAGCAGTATGAGAGCTTGGTGGACAGCTATAAAGCCCAGGTATGATCATAATACCATCAAACTAACTAATTGCTTATGATTATAAATTCTATATGCTACTCTTTTTGGGCCAAAGTTTGTTGTGCTCAccaagtcatttatttaaatttaaaatacagtaatgttGTTTTTGGGACCTTTTTGTTTCTCCTCTTTAAACGTAGGTTCAGAAGACCCGTGCCGAAGCAGATGAGTACTCTGCACGTATGCAGGTGGCTGAAAGCGAAGCCCAGGCTGTAAGAGACGAGCTAGACCAGGAGATCCAGAAGGTCAGGAAGCAGCTTCAAGGTCGTTTGGCAGAGCTGGAGCCGCTTCCCGAAGCTCTGAGACACGCTGAACTCCAGTTGCAGGAGGCTCATGAGAAAGAGCGCTTGCAAGAGAGAAGAAACACAGAGCTTGGCACCTCCATTGCAGAGCTACGCATTAAGGTGTGTTTGTTAAAAGGTTACTCCatcacaaaaatctaattttgtcGTTAATTAGTTGACcctatgttgttccaaacccataaaagttgagttcatcttctgaaccaaggcttgtgactgtcccattgaccgccaagtaatgaacactgtcatgGTCCacaaaagtatgaaagacatagTCAtgatagtccatctgccatcagtggttcaatctgaatgttatgaagcaacaagaatacttttcgtacgcaaagaaaataaaaataacatttattcaatAGTTTGTCTTCTCAGTGTCCAAATCACCGTAGAATATATATGGCATAGTCACAAGCCTTCTGGTTTTCATCcataatatcttaaattgtctttaaaagatgaacaaagcatttatgggtttggaaaaacattgAGGTAAGTGATTagtgacagcattttcatttaggaGTGTAACCTATAAGTCTATAAAGTCTATATATAAGTCCTTGAAATCGGTTTGCATTTAatggttaaaaacaacacagccAGTTGTTTCATGAAGAAAAaccatttgaacaaaaaaggCTGCAAAAGCTCTTCATAGTGTTAACAATACTACTGTGAACACATGACTGCCAACATTTACCATATCAATGGATATTCAGTATTCAGCAAATTGGCAGGGCTGTTGTGTCTTATTTCATATGCAAATAGGTCAGACAACAAAGGTTGTAAAATCTACATACAGAAGTTTTAAAGATACATTAGAATGGAAGAGGGCTAGTATTAAAGAACATTGATGATGTTTCTGTTGAAAGAAACTTTGACTTTAAACATAAGtggtaaaataacattttagaagaacagcaaacacaaactgtaaaagattgttttatttttgctgatcAGAAGCAGTTTTCATTCatagaattttatttgttttgatggtTTGTTTAGGCGGAGCAACAGGGAAGTCTGGCTGAAATGTTGAGACACAAGAACATGTTGCTGCAAGAAGAAAACAAGCAGCTTCAGCACAAAATAGAGGGCCTTGAACGGTCTGTCACTTTGCCTTTTTATAACTTACAAATTTATTCTAAtgttattcatgttttataaggacattaacttaaaatgttaacattttcttaatttgttctttctgtggaacatagaaacatattttaaaaaataataatttcttgttCATGGGCTCAAATGTTGTTTGGTCTATAACATTCTTCAAACAAGGTTTCTGCGGgtcttaaaaacatcttaaatagAGTAGAATTCATAGTCAcagcatttaaatattgtttgcatagcttaaaataatcatacatgtttggaatgacatggcgGTCAGtaaattacagtgtttttatttctgggtttgattttattttctgttgtcaACAGGAAGCTAGAGGAGGCTAACTCCCAAAATCGAGACCTCATCCAGGTAATTTCAAAACGTGAAGAAACTATTCATAGCAACCAGGTGCGTCTTGAAGAAAAGTCTCGAGAGTGCAGTATTCTGACTCGACAGCTGGAGGAGGCCCTGGACGATGCTCGTCGGCAGGTCTGTAACCGCTACATCTTTAAAAACGCATGGATTTAATCATTTGCattgctcagttttttttttattgaggaTACCCTGTTGATTAACAGGTTACCCAGACCAGAGAGAGAGCGGCCTCTAAAGAGCGTGTCACACAGTCCAAAATTGTTGACCTAGAAGCTCAACTAAGCAGAACAACATCTGAGCTCAACCAGTTGCG from Puntigrus tetrazona isolate hp1 chromosome 21, ASM1883169v1, whole genome shotgun sequence harbors:
- the odf2a gene encoding outer dense fiber protein 2 isoform X1, producing the protein MRKSTRTSSSSPPLHVHVNETTPVHVHVKKSTKCSPTKTAQVKTKSSMHPTAKVKTRVPWIPPGKVSTRETSYKWEGPSHRLEITPPHEPERSHSPLRIEDLSTDEEEALHGRINQYERKIDSLMTEVSSLKNEVELRKKEQLLERQSERLSASQRVIAEQEEELAEVARELEATEQENSRLRESMEKMMEGNDFGRLERDSLQPDKDVLLRKLLEAEMDSSAAAKQVSALRETVSHMSRSPSVSEKKMSGSDSTLLTRQKELLLQKLETFESTNRALRHLLREQHSREMESLRLLEQKDVLLKKLSDVEAENSRILVKLQDKDREINQLTSLLESEKDSAKTTTELSKVLESTRAHLQGQLRNKEAENNRLNVQIRNLERSISQQQGEVEHLQNQFHDLRQQAEADKEALKKATRAQKQRAQRSEDTVGQLSAQLIEIEAQLADAVSAAENWSNRHAKEMKEKGQLDMEITLLNSRITDLTEQLHGQEEKARTERDGLLDRLHELNTESTTMRLENQSLQATFSALEEKLSLSQSEVQQVKVSVKQYESLVDSYKAQVQKTRAEADEYSARMQVAESEAQAVRDELDQEIQKVRKQLQGRLAELEPLPEALRHAELQLQEAHEKERLQERRNTELGTSIAELRIKAEQQGSLAEMLRHKNMLLQEENKQLQHKIEGLERKLEEANSQNRDLIQVISKREETIHSNQVRLEEKSRECSILTRQLEEALDDARRQVTQTRERAASKERVTQSKIVDLEAQLSRTTSELNQLRRAKEEAERRYQSRLQDVKDRLEQSDSTNRSLQNYVQFLKSSYVNVFGDPAHTGSSFRTPSPI
- the odf2a gene encoding outer dense fiber protein 2 isoform X2, with the protein product MRKSTRTSSSSPPLHVHVNETTPVHVHVKKSTKCSPTKTAQVKTKSSMHPTAKVKTRVPWIPPGKVSTRETSYKWEGPSHRLEITPPHEPERSHSPLRIEDLSTDEEEALHGRINQYERKIDSLMTEVSSLKNEVELRKKEQLLERQSERLSASQRVIAEQEEELAEVARELEATEQENSRLRESMEKMMEGNDFGRLERDSLQPDKDVLLRKLLEAEMDSSAAAKQVSALRETVSHMSRSPSVSEKKMSGSDSTLLTRQKELLLQKLETFESTNRALRHLLREQHSREMESLRLLEQKDVLLKKLSDVEAENSRILVKLQDKDREINQLTSLLESEKDSAKTTTELSKVLESTRAHLQGQLRNKEAENNRLNVQIRNLERSISQQQGEVEHLQNQFHDLRQQAEADKEALKKATRAQKQRAQRSEDTVGQLSAQLIEIEAQLADAVSAAENWSNRHAKEMKEKGQLDMEITLLNSRITDLTEQLHGQEEKARTERDGLLDRLHELNTESTTMRLENQSLQATFSALEEKLSLSQSEVQQVKVSVKQYESLVDSYKAQVQKTRAEADEYSARMQVAESEAQAVRDELDQEIQKVRKQLQGRLAELEPLPEALRHAELQLQEAHEKERLQERRNTELGTSIAELRIKAEQQGSLAEMLRHKNMLLQEENKQLQHKIEGLER